In the Lepus europaeus isolate LE1 chromosome 18, mLepTim1.pri, whole genome shotgun sequence genome, one interval contains:
- the ST6GALNAC2 gene encoding alpha-N-acetylgalactosaminide alpha-2,6-sialyltransferase 2 yields MKPPRGRLLWLLLLSAAGSGILVVLYSALEPHPSPGAHARNTTLSQGVFQLNTLNVGTRKGQACPRPLRQAIQRHRHFRGLFNLSAPVLLWGGLLGPELWDSLSRHKAPYGWQNLSRQAITSTLNLLNTSESAELFAAPGDLPRPCIRCAVVGNGGILNGSRQGRNIDAHNFVFRLNGAVVEGFEHDVGAKTSFYGFTVNTMKNSLRTYWRLGFTSVPQGQDLRYIFIPSDIRDYLMLRSAILGVPVPEGPDKADRPDAYFGPHASARKFKLLHPAFISYVTKRFLKSKLINTNFGDLYMPSTGALVLLTALHTCDQVSAYGFITSNYWKYSDHYFDRKKQPLVFYVNHDLPLEARLWRDLHKAGILWLYQR; encoded by the exons ATGAAGCCCCCGCGCGGCCGTCtcctctggctgctgctgctctcgGCGGCCGGCTCGGGGATCCTCGTCGTCCTGTACTCGGCGCTGGAGCCGCACCCAAGCCCCGGAGCCCACGCCAG GAACACCACGCTATCCCAGGGGGTCTTTCAACTCAACACACTGAACGTTGGGACCAGAAAG GGCCAGGCCTGCCCACGCCCGCTTCGCCAGGCCATCCAGCGGCACCGGCACTTCCGCGGCCTCTTCAACCTCTCAGCCCCTGTCCTGCTGTGGGGGGGGCTCCTGGGCCCGGAGCTCTGGGACAGCCTGAGCCGGCACAAGGCCCCCTACGGCTGGCAGAACCTCTCCCGCCAAG ccatcACCTCCACCCTGAACCTCCTGAACACCTCGGAGAGCGCAGAGCTGTTTGCTGCCCCTGGGGACCTGCCACGGCCCTGTATCCGGTGCGCTGTGGTGGGTAACGGAGGTATCCTGAACGGGTCTCGCCAGGGTCGCAACATTGATGCCCACAACTTTGTGTTCAG GCTCAACGGTGCCGTGGTCGAAGGCTTTGAGCACGACGTGGGCGCCAAGACCTCCTTCTACGGCTTCACGGTGAACACCATGAAGAACTCACTGCGCACCTACTGGCGCCTGGGCTTCACCTCTGTGCCCCAAGGGCAG GACCTGCGCTACATCTTCATTCCTTCAGACATCCGTGACTACCTGATGCTGAGGTCGGCCATTCTAGGAGTGCCGGTCCCCGAGGGCCCCGATAAAGCGGACAG GCCCGACGCCTATTTCGGACCCCACGCCTCTGCCAGGAAGTTCAAGCTGCTCCACCCGGCTTTCATCAGCTACGTGACCAAGAG GTTTTTGAAATCAAAGTTGATTAACACGAATTTTGGAGACCTGTATATGCCGAGTACCGGGGCCCTCGTGCTGCTGACAGCCCTGCACACCTGTGACCAG GTCAGTGCCTACGGCTTCATCACGAGCAACTACTGGAAGTACTCTGACCACTATTTTGACCGGAAGAAGCAGCCACTGGTGTTCTACGTAAACCACGACCTGCCCCTAGAAGCCAGGCTGTGGAGGGACCTGCATAAGGCCGGCATCCTCTGGCTGTACCAGCGCTGA
- the LOC133776974 gene encoding uncharacterized protein LOC133776974 yields the protein MSSPSHTPIPSPTQSPSQSRSNNIVAPPAQQPYASSGGSAPSPSPTRGGPSSRPPSHPPTPTTSQPSSRASSLTPSPHTQHAARGGGQLPTPPPSKSPSQSGFKAPSRNPSLTPAAPFVRSPSQSPAPSASYIGPVRGIPSYIAPYVPRLLKEPPFFEPPTAPLPQARCAPCAAPCRAREPPPPPPPPASLYLPLLPPPPPHPQAACPFRTPPALFTPPSSLSYCPPAEVLLRGRPHVVPSVLPATFYTPFSRYYSQPRPRRALPRRRPSAFPLPSLPGLPFDGSGRSVHFYRGS from the coding sequence ATGAGCTCCCCCTCCCACACCCCCATTCCGTCCCCCACCCAATCCCCCTCCCAGTCCCGCTCCAACAACATCGTCGCCCCTCCCGCCCAGCAGCCGTACGCCAGCTCGGGGGGCTCCGCCCCGTCCCCCTCCCCGACCCGGGGAGGGCCCTCGTCCCGGCCGCCCTCCCAcccgcccacccccaccacctcGCAGCCGTCGTCGCGGGCGTCCTCGCTGACgcccagcccccacacccagcATGCGGCCCGCGGCGGCGGCCAGCTGCCCACGCCGCCCCCGTCCAAGTCCCCCTCGCAGTCCGGCTTCAAGGCGCCGTCGCGCAACCCCTCGCTCACGCCCGCCGCGCCCTTCGTGCGCTCGCCCTCGCAGAGCCCGGCGCCCTCGGCCTCGTACATCGGGCCGGTGCGCGGCATCCCGTCCTACATCGCCCCCTACGTGCCCCGCCTCCTGAAGGAGCCGCCCTTCTTCGAGCCGCCCACcgcgcccctgccccaggcccgctGCGCCCCCTGCGCCGCCCCCTGCCGCGCGCGggagcccccgccgccgccgccgccgccggcctcgCTCTACCTCCCGCTgctgcccccgccgccgccgcaccCGCAGGCCGCCTGCCCCTTCCGGACGCCGCCCGCCCTGTTCACGCCGCCCTCGTCCCTGTCCTACTGCCCGCCCGCCGAGGTGCTGCTGCGCGGCCGGCCGCACGTGGTGCCGTCCGTGCTGCCCGCCACCTTCTACACGCCCTTCTCGCGCTACTACTCGCAGCCGCGGCCGCGCCGCGCCCTGCCGCGCCGGCGCCCCAGCGCCTTCCCCCTGCCCTCGCTGCCCGGCCTGCCCTTCGACGGCAGCGGGCGCTCGGTGCACTTCTATCGTGGCTCCTAG